gtctcagtataaactcataaagtaactgatGTTCTTCATTAGTCCCAGTAtagttactttatgagtttatactgagactaatgaagaacttcagttactttataagtttatactgagactaatgaagaacttAAATTACTTTATgtgtttatactgagactaatgaagaacaTCAGTTACTTTATgggtttatactgagactaatgaagaacgTCAGTTACTgtatgagtttatactgagactaatgaagaacgTCAGTTACTTTATGGGTTTATACTGGGATTATAgaagaacttcagttactttatgagtttatactgagactaatgaagaacttcagttactttatgtgtttatactgagactaatgaagccttcagttactttatgagtttatactgtGACTAATGAAGCcttcagttactttatgagtttatactgagactaatgaaccttcagttactttatgagtttatactgagactaatgaagaacatcagttactttatgagtttatactgagactaatgaagaacttcagttactttatgagtttatactgagactaatgaagaacttcagttactttataagtttatactgagactaaagaagaacttcagttactttatgtgtttatactgagactaatgaagccttcagttactttatgagtttatactgtGACTAATGAAGCcttcagttactttatgagtttatactgagactaatgaagccttcagttactttatgagtttatactgagactaatgaagaacttcagttactttatgagtttatactgagactaatgaagaacttcagttactgtatgagtttatactgagactaatgaagaacttcagttacttaatgagtttatactgagactaatgaagaacttcagttactttatgattttatactgagactaatgaagaacttcagttactttacgattttatactgagactaatgaagaacttcagttactttatgagtttatactgagactaatgaagaacttcagttactttacgattttatactgagactaatgaagaacttcagttactttatgattttatactgagactaatgaagaactttagttactttatgagtttatactgagactaatgaagaacttcagttactttatgagtttgATGTTCTCCATTAGTCccagtataaactcataaagtaactgaagttcttcattagtctcagtataaactcataaagtaactgatGTTCTTCATTAGTCCCAGTAtagttactttatgagtttatactaagactaatgaagaacttcagttactttataagtttatactgagactaatgaagaacttcagttactttatgtgTTTATACTTGAACTAATGAAGAACATCAGTTACTTTATgggtttatactgagactaatgaagaacgTCAGTTACTgtatgagtttatactgagactaatgaagaacgTCAGTTACTTTATGGGTTTATACTGGGACTATAgaagaacttcagttactttatgagtttatactgagactaatgaaggacttcagttactttatgagtttatactgagactaatgaagaacttcagttactttatgagtttatactgagactaatgaagaacatcagttactttatgagtttatactgagactaatgaagaacttcagttactttatgagtttataatgagactaatgaagaacttcagttactttataagtttatactgagactaatgaagaacttcagttactttatgtgtttatactgagactaatgaagaacaTCAGTTACTTTATgggtttatactgagactaatgaagaatGTCAGTTACTgtatgagtttatactgagactaatgaaggAACATTTGGGTATTTCATGAGTTTATACTGGGACTAATGAAAaacttcagttactttatgagtttatactgagactaatgaagaacttcagttactttatgaATTTATACTGAGACTAATAAAGAAgttcagttactttatgagtttatactgggactaatgaagaacatcagttactttatgagtttataaTAACACTAATGAAGAACGTCAGTTACTTTATGGGTTTATACTGGGACTATAGAAGaatttcagttactttatgagtttatactgagactaatgaataacttcagttactttatgagtttatactgagactaatgaagaacatcagttactttatgagtttatactgagactaatgaagaacttcagttactttatgagtttatactgagactaatgaagaacttcagttactttatgagtttatactgagactaatgaagaacttcagttactttatgagtttatactgagactaatgaagaacttcagttactttatgagtttatactgagactaatgaagaacatcagttactttatgagtttatactgagactaatgaagaacttcagttactttatgagtttatactgagactaatgaagaacttcagttactttatgagtttatactgagactaatgaagaacttcagttactttataagtttatactgagactaatgaagaacttcagttactttatgtgtttatactgagactaatgaagaacaTCAGTTACTTTATgggtttatactgagactaatgaagaatGTCAGTTACTgtatgagtttatactgagactaatgaaggAACATTTGGGTATTTCATGAGTTTATACTGGGACTAATGAAAaacttcagttactttatgagtttatactgagactaatgaagaacttcagttactttatgaATTTATACTGAGACTAATAAAGAAgttcagttactttatgagtttatactgggactaatgaagaacatcagttactttatgagtttataaTAACACTAATGAAGAACGTCAGTTACTTTATGGGTTTATACTGGGACTATAGAAGaatttcagttactttatgagtttatactgagactaatgaataacttcagttactttatgagtttatactgagactaatgaagaacatcagttactttatgagtttatactgagactaatgaagaacttcagttactttatgagtttatactgagactaatgaagaacttcagttactttatgagtttatactgagactaatgaagaacttcagttactttatgagtttatactgagactaatgaagaacttcagttactttatgagtttatactgagactaatgaagaacatcagttactttatgagtttatactgagactaatgaagaacttcagttactttatgagtttatactgagactaatgaagaacttcagttactttatgagtttatactgagactaatgaaggAACATTTGGGTATTTCATGAGTTTATACTGGGACTaatgaagaacttcagttactttatgagtttatactgagactaatgaagaacttcagttactttatgaATTTATACTGAGACTAATAAAGAACTTCAGTTAATTTATGAGTTTATACTGGGACTAATGAAGAACatcagttactttatgagtttataaTGAGACTAATGAAGAACGTCAGTTACTTTATGGGTTTATACTGGGACTATAGAATaatttcagttactttatgagtttatactgagactaatgaataacttcagttactttatgagtttatactgagactaatgaagaacatcagttactttatgagtttatactgagactaatgaagaacttcagttactttatgagtttatactgagactaatgaagaacttcagttactttatgagtttatactgagactaatgaaaacttcagttactttatgagtttatactgagactaatgaagaacatcagttactttatgagtttatactgagactaatgaagaacttcagttactttatgtgtttatactaagactaatgaagaacttcagttactttatgagtttatactgagactaatgaaggAACATTTGGGTATTTCATGAGTTTATACTGGGACTAATGAATaacttcagttactttatgagtttatactcagactaatgaagaacttcagttactttatgagtttatactgagactaatgaaggAACATTTGGGTATTTcatgagtttatactgagactaatgaagaacttcagttacttcatgagtttatactgagactaatgaagaacttcagttactttatgagtttatactgagactaatgaagaacatcagttactttatgagtttatactgagactaatgaagaacttcagttactttatgagtttatactgagactaatgaagaacttcagttactttataagtttatactgagactaatgaagaacttcagctactttatgtgtttatactgagactaatgaagaacaTCAGTTACTTTATgggtttatactgagactaatgaagaatGTCAGTTACTgtatgagtttatactgagactaatgaaggAACATTTGGGTATTTCATGAGTTTATACTGGGACTAATGAAAaacttcagttactttatgagtttatactgagactaatgaagaacttcagttactttatgaATTTATACTGAGACTAATAAAGAAgttcagttactttatgagtttatactgggactaatgaagaacatcagttactttatgagtttataaTAACACTAATGAAGAACGTCAGTTACTTTATGGGTTTATACTGGGACTATAGAAGaatttcagttactttatgagtttatactgagactaatgaagaacatcagttactttatgagtttatactgagactaatgaagaacttcagttactttatgagtttatactgagactaatgaagaacttcagttactttatgagtttatactgagactaatgaagaacttcagttactttatgagtttatactgagactaatgaagaacatcagttactttatgagtttatactgagactaatgaagaacttcagttactttatgagtttatactgagactaatgaagaacttcagttactttatgagtttatactgagactaatgaaggAACATTTGGGTATTTCATGAGTTTATACTGGGACTaatgaagaacttcagttactttatgagtttatactgagactaatgaagaacttcagttactttatgaATTTATACTGAGACTAATAAAGAACTTCAGTTAATTTATGAGTTTATACTGGGACTAATGAAGAACatcagttactttatgagtttataaTGAGACTAATGAAGAACGTCAGTTACTTTATGGGTTTATACTGGGACTATAGAAGaatttcagttactttatgagtttatactgagactaatgaatgacttcagttactttatgagtttatactgagactaatgaagaacatcagttactttatgagtttatactgagactaatgaagaacttcagttactttatgagtttatactgagactaatgaagaacttcagttactttatgagtttatactgagactaatgaaaacttcagttactttatgagtttatactgagactaatgaagaacatcagttactttatgagtttatactgagactaatgaagaacttcagttactttatgtgtttatactaagactaatgaagaacttcagttactttatgagtttatactgagactaatgaaggAACATTTGGGTATTTCATGAGTTTATACTGGGACTAATGAATaacttcagttactttatgagtttatactcagactaatgaagaacttcagttactttatgagtttatactgagactaatgaaggAACATTTGGGTATTTcatgagtttatactgagactaatgaagaacttcagttacttcatgagtttatactgagactaatgaagaacttcagttactgtatgagtttatactgagactaatgaaggacttcagttactttatgagtttatactgagactaatgaagaacttcagttactttatgtgtttatactgagactaatgaagaacaTCAGTTACTTTATgggtttatactgagactaatgaagaacgTCAGTTACTgtatgagtttatactgagactaatgaagaacgTCAGTTACTTTATAGGTTTATACTGGGACTATAgaagaacttcagttactttatgagtttatactgagactaatgaaggacttcagttactttatgagtttatactgagactaatgaagaacatcagttactttatgagtttatactgagactaatgaagaacttcagttactttatgagtttatactgagactaatgaagaacttcagttactttatTAGTTCATACTGAGACTAATGAGgaacttcagttactttatgagtttatactgagactaatgaagaacttcagttactttatgagtttatactgagactaatgaagaacttcagttactttatgattttatactgagactaatgaagatcttcagttactttatgagtttatactgagactaatgaagaacttcagttactttatAAGTTTATATtgagactaatgaagaacttcagttactttatgtgtttatactgagactaatgaagaacaTCAGTTACTTTATgggtttatactgagactaatgaagaacgTCAGTTACTGTATGAGTTTATACTGAGAGTAATGAAGAACgtcagttactttatgagtttatactggGACTATAgaagaacttcagttactttatgagtttatactgagactaatgaagaacttcagttactttatgagtttatactgagactaatgaaggAACATTTGGGTATTTCATGAGTTTATACTGGGACTaatgaagaacttcagttactttatgagtttatactgagactaatgaagaacttcagttactttatgattttatactgagactaatgaagatcttcagttactttatgagtttatactgagactaatgaagaacttcagttactttatAAGTTTATATtgagactaatgaagaacttcagttactttatgtgtttatactgagactaatgaagaacaTCAGTTACTTTATgggtttatactgagactaatgaagaacgTCAGTTACTGTATGAGTTTATACTGAGAGTAATGAAGAACgtcagttactttatgagtttatactggGACTATAgaagaacttcagttactttatgagtttatactgagactaatgaagaacttcagttactttatgagtttatactgagactaatgaagaacatcagttactttatgagtttatactgagactaatgaagaacttcagttactttatgagtttatactgagactaatgaagaacttcagttactttatgagtttatactgagactaatgaagaacttcagttactttatgagtttatactgagactaatgaagaacatcagttactttatgagtttatactgagactaatgaagaacttcagttactttatgagtttatactgagactaatgaagaacttcagttactttatgagtttatactgagactaatgaaggAACATTTGGGTATTTCATGAGTTTATACTGGGACTaatgaagaacttcagttactttatgagtttatactgagactaatgaagaacttcagttactttatgaATTTATACTGAGACTAATAAAGAACTTCAGTTAATTTATGAGTTTATACTGGGACTAATGAAGAACatcagttactttatgagtttataaTGAGACTAATGAAGAACGTCAGTTACTTTATGGGTTTATACTGGGACTATAGAAGaatttcagttactttatgagtttatactgagactaatgaataacttcagttactttatgagtttatactgagactaatgaagaacatcagttactttatgagtttatactgagactaatgaagaacttcagttactttatgagtttatactgagactaatgaagaacttcagttactttatgagtttatactgagactaatgaaaacttcagttactttatgagtttatactgagactaatgaagaacatcagttactttatgagtttatactgagactaatgaagaacttcagttactttatgtgtttatactaagactaatgaagaacttcagttactttatgagtttatactgagactaatgaaggAACATTTGGGTATTTCATGAGTTTATACTGGGACTAATGAATaacttcagttactttatgagtttatactcagactaatgaagaacttcagttactttatgagtttatactgagactaatgaaggAACATTTGGGTATTTcatgagtttatactgagactaatgaagaacttcagttacttcatgagtttatactgagactaatgaagaacttcagttactgtatgagtttatactgagactaatgaaggacttcagttactttatgagtttatactgagactaatgaagaacttcagttactttatgtgtttatactgagactaatgaagaacaTCAGTTACTTTATgggtttatactgagactaatgaagaacgTCAGTTACTgtatgagtttatactgagactaatgaagaacgTCAGTTACTTTATAGGTTTATACTGGGACTATAgaagaacttcagttactttatgagtttatactgagactaatgaaggacttcagttactttatgagtttatactgagactaagGAAGAACatcagttactttatgagtttatactgagactaatgaagaacttcagttactttatgagtttatactgagactaatgaagaacttcagttactttatTAGTTCATACTGAGACTAATGAGgaacttcagttactttatgagtttatactgagactaatgaagaacttcagttactttatgagtttatactgagactaatgaagaacttcagttactttatgattttatactgagactaatgaagatcttcagttactttatgagtttatactgagactaatgaagaacttcagttactttatAAGTTTATATtgagactaatgaagaacttcagttactttatgtgtttatactgagactaatgaagaacaTCAGTTACTTTATgggtttatactgagactaatgaagaacgTCAGTTACTGTATGAGTTTATACTGAGAGTAATGAAGAACgtcagttactttatgagtttatactggGACTATAgaagaacttcagttactttatgagtttatactgagactaatgaaggatttcagttactttatgagtttatactgagactaatgaagaacttcagttactttatgagtttatactgagactaatgaagaacttcagttactttaagagtttatactgagactaatgaaaAACTTCAGTTACTGTATGAgttatactgagactaatgaagaacgTCAGTTACTTTATGGGTTTATACTGGGACTaatgaagaacttcagttactttatgtgtttatactgagactaatgaagaacaTCAGTTACTTTATgggtttatactgagactaatgaagaacaTCAGTTACTTTTTgggtttatactgagactaatgaagaacgtcagttactttatgagtttatactgagactaataaAGAACgtcagttactttatgagtttatactggGAATAATGAAGAACTTCAattactttatgagtttatactgagactaatgaagaacttcagttactttatgagtttatactgagactaataaagaacttcagttactttatgagtttatactgggactaatgaagaacatcagttactttatgagtttatactgagactaatgaagaacttcagttactttatgagtttatactgagaccaatgaagaacttcagttactttatgagtttaaACTGAGACTAATGAAGGAACATTTGGGTATTTCATGAGTTTATACTGGGACTaatgaagaacttcagttactttatgagtttatactgagactaatgaagaacgTCAGTTACTTGATGGGTTTATACTGGGACTaatgaagaacttcagttactttatgtgtttatactgagactaatgaagaacaTCAGTTACTTTATgggtttatactgagactaataaAGAACATCAGTTATTTAATgggtttatactgagactaatgaagaacgtcagttactttatgagtttatactgagactaataaAGAACgtcagttactttatgagtttatactgggactaatgaagaacatcagttactttatgagtttatactgagactaatgaagaacttcagttactttatgagtttatactgagaccaatgaagaacttcagttactttatgagtttaaACTGAGACTAATGAAGGAACATTTGGGTATTTCATGAGTTTATACTGGGACTaatgaagaacttcagttactttatgagtttatactgagactaatgaagaacgTCAGTTACGTGATGGGTTTATACTGGGACTaatgaagaacttcagttactttatgtgtttatactgagactaatgaagaacaTCAGTTACTTTATgggtttatactgagactaataaAGAACATCAGTTATTTAATGgttttatactgagactaatgaagaacgtcagttactttatgagtttatactgagactaataaAGAACgtcagttactttatgagtttatactgggactaatgaagaacatcagttactttatgagtttatactgagactaatgaggaacttcagttactttatgagtttatactgagactaatgaagaacatcagttactttatgagtttacactgagactaatgaagaactttagttactttatgagtttatactgagactaatgaagaacttcagttactttatgattttatactgagactaatgaagagcttcagttactttatgagtttatactgagactaataaagaacttcagttactttatgagtttatactgggactaatgaagaacatcagttactttatgagtttatactgggactaatgaagaacttcagttactttatgagtttatactgagactaatgaagaacgTCAGATACTTTATGGGTTTATACTGGGACTATAGAAGaatttcagttactttatgagtttatactgagactaatgaagaacttcagttactttatgagtttatactgagactaatgaagaacttcagttactttatgagtttatactgagactaatgaagaacatcagttactttatgagtttatactgagactaatgaagaacatcagttactttatgagtttatactgagactaatgaagaacttcagttactttatgagtttatactgagactaatgaagaacttcagttactttatgagtttatactgagactaatgaagaacttcaattactttatgagtttatactgagactaatgagGGAACATTTGGGTATTTCATGAGTTTATACTGGGACTaatgaagaacttcagttactGTATGaatttatactgagactaatgaaggacttcagttactttatgagtttatactgagactaatgaagaacttcagttactttatgagtttatactgggactaatgaagaacttcagttactttatgagtttatactgagactaatgaagaacttcagttactttatgagtttatactgagactaatgaagaacttcagttactttatgagtttatactgagactaatgaagaacttcagttactttatgGGTTTATACTGAGACTATAGCAGAACTTCAGTTACTTCATGAGTTTATACTGTTTCCAGTGAAATACTTCAGGTGCTTCATGATTCTTGTTTACAGTAAAGAAGGCCATGTATTTTATTACTCAATACTGAAGATCTGTGTTTAGATTAGCACAATAATAGTATAGGAGTTTGAAATGTTAATAGACAACCATACTTGTGCAATCAGTTAAGCCCCCTATGTTAACCTGACTTACTTGTGAAGGTTCCAATAATGTTGATACCAATGGAGTTTGAGTTGTAATTTGGGGCATGAGCTCCAACTGAAGTCCAGCCACGACCTTCATATATGTTTCCATCCTCACCAACCAGAAAGCTGTGTATAGACACACATATGTAAGCTTGCACTTATCACACAATGAGACTGGCATCTACACCATTTGTTCAAGCTAGATTACCCAAGATCTCACCTGTATCCAATGTCGCACCATTCGTTGGTGGTCATGTGCATGTTCTGAATGTTCTTGACTTGAGTAATGCAGGCTGACTGGGTGGTGCAGGATGCGCCTGCGGTGTGGTGGATGATCACGTATGTAACAGGGGTAGCCATTGCAGTACGGCATGTGGGTGCACGGCCTCCCCACTGGGACTTGGAGATGATTGTTGGACAACCTGTGAGGAGCAGATaaataattacattatataacTATAAATTCCTATCTCACCGAAACTACTGTAACTTCAGGTAAGTTCTCGTGTTACTCACCATAAGTAACTGCACAGAGGGCAGCGAGGAGAGCAATGACACGGAGCATGACTAAAATCTTGGGGACACGAGACAGATACCTAGGAGGAAGGTAAATGTAGATGTCAAAGATTGCAGCCCAGAGAGAGCGATACACAGGAGACACAGAGAACACCTTGTAGTGGGAGACTTGAGGTTTGAGAGAGGTATTTTTTTGGAAGAGACATACATATACTTTATGTGAGAGCACCTCAAAAGAAGAAACATATGGGCAAGAAGTAGCATATGGGTGGAGGCAGGTTTGAGAGAAGATCCTTGCAGGCAGAAACAAGATGATGAAGGGAAGCTTTCCAGGCAGAGACAGGCAGGTATAAGGCAAGACCCTAACAGAGACAATCCCATATGAAAGTCACCTAGCAAGCAGAAACAAGCTGATATAGCAGAGTCTTGCACGCAgagacagataagtatgtgagacTAAACAAGTAGGCAAAGAAAGATATGAGACAATCACCTAGTAGGCAGAAACAGAATGGTATACAAGAGTCCCCTAGCAAGCAAAGACAGAAAGGTATGAGACAGTTACCTAGTAGCCAAAGACAAAAAGGTATGAGACAGTTACCTAATAGGCAAAGACAGAAAGGTATGAGACAGTTACCTAATAGGCAAAGACAGAAAGGAATGAGACAGTTACCTAGTAGGCAGAGACAGAAAGGTATGAGACAGTTACCTAATAGGCAAAGGCAGAAAGGTATTAGACAGTTAACTAGTAGCCAAAGACAGAAAGGTATGAGACAGTTACCTAATAGGCAAAGACAGAAAGGTATGAGACAGTTACCTAATAGCCAAAGACAGAAAGGTATGAGACAGTTACCTAATAGGCAAAGACAGAAAGGTATGAGACAGTTACCTAGTAGGCAGAGACAGAAAGGTATGAGACAGTTAACTAAAAAGACAGAAAGGTATGAGACAGTTACCTAATAGGCAAAGACAGAAAGGTATGAGACAGTTACCTAGTAGCCAAAGACAGAAAGGTATGAGACAGTTACCTAATAGGCAAAGACAGAAAGGTATGAGACAGTTACCTAGTAGGCAGAGACAGAAAGGTATGAGACAGTTACCTAATAGGCAAAGACAGAAAGGTATGAGATAGTTACCTAGTAGCCAGAGACAGAAAGGTATGAGACAG
The nucleotide sequence above comes from Bombina bombina isolate aBomBom1 chromosome 7, aBomBom1.pri, whole genome shotgun sequence. Encoded proteins:
- the LOC128636176 gene encoding peptidoglycan-recognition protein SC2; translated protein: MLRVIALLAALCAVTYGCPTIISKSQWGGRAPTCRTAMATPVTYVIIHHTAGASCTTQSACITQVKNIQNMHMTTNEWCDIGYSFLVGEDGNIYEGRGWTSVGAHAPNYNSNSIGINIIGTFTSRNPNAAAQNAAKALISCGVTKGYIKSAYILKGHRNVTATECPGNTFYNTIKTWPRFQA